A window of the Lactuca sativa cultivar Salinas chromosome 5, Lsat_Salinas_v11, whole genome shotgun sequence genome harbors these coding sequences:
- the LOC111906263 gene encoding NAC domain-containing protein 21/22 isoform X2, producing MSKLSMVEATLPPGFRFHPRDHELICDYLSIKVHFSDSSPTLDLLHEVDLNKCEPWDLPACVGSKEWYFYSQRDRKYATGLRTNRATVSGYWKATGKDRCIPAGKRRQVVGMRKTLVFYVGRAPKGNKTDWVMHEFRLHGPLALPLDQPSFKEDWVLCRVFCKNREIVGGKEISNKGRDNEASCCSSLPQLTDPYMMFTEQVPCFSNILNPQSDLIVNNSDINKLPNDATTSTSTYIPPPRPSLIIPSSSPCFGEKKDMIKAILSRFNSVDNHNDSMLSFGEGISDQSFLSDAALPVTMWYP from the exons ATGAGCAAGCTCAGCATGGTGGAAGCCACGCTGCCTCCAGGCTTCAGGTTCCACCCTAGGGACCATGAGTTGATATGCGATTATCTCTCCATCAAGGTGCACTTCTCCGATTCATCCCCTACTCTAGATCTCCTCCATGAAGTTGATCTCAACAAGTGTGAACCCTGGGACCTTCCTG CGTGTGTGGGGAGTAAGGAGTGGTACTTTTATAGCCAACGAGACCGTAAATATGCGACGGGACTACGGACAAACAGGGCGACGGTATCAGGATACTGGAAAGCAACCGGAAAAGACAGATGTATCCCTGCAGGGAAGCGTAGGCAGGTTGTTGGTATGAGGAAGACGCTGGTTTTCTACGTGGGAAGGGCTCCCAAAGGAAACAAAACCGATTGGGTGATGCACGAATTTAGGCTCCATGGCCCCCTTGCCCTTCCACTTGATCAACCTtctttcaag GAAGACTGGGTGCTGTGTAGAGTGTTTTGTAAGAATAGGGAAATAGTTGGTGGAAAAGAAATTAGCAACAAAGGAAGAGATAATGAAGCAAGCTGTTGTTCATCTCTACCACAATTAACAGATCCTTATATGATGTTTACCGAGCAAGTGCCCTGCTTCTCCAATATTTTGAATCCCCAATCTGACCTAATCGTTAACAATAGTGACATTAATAAGCTCCCAAACGACGCTACTACTAGTACTAGTACCTACATACCACCACCCAGGCCTAGCCTTATAATCCCTTCATCATCACCCTGCTTTGGTGAGAAGAAAGACATGATCAAAGCCATTTTGAGTCGATTTAACAGCGTCGACAATCACAACGACTCAATGCTAAGCTTTGGTGAAGGGATTTCCGATCAAAGCTTCTTGTCGGATGCAGCTTTGCCTGTTACCATGTGGTACCCTTGA
- the LOC111906263 gene encoding NAC domain-containing protein 21/22 isoform X1, with protein sequence MSKLSMVEATLPPGFRFHPRDHELICDYLSIKVHFSDSSPTLDLLHEVDLNKCEPWDLPETACVGSKEWYFYSQRDRKYATGLRTNRATVSGYWKATGKDRCIPAGKRRQVVGMRKTLVFYVGRAPKGNKTDWVMHEFRLHGPLALPLDQPSFKEDWVLCRVFCKNREIVGGKEISNKGRDNEASCCSSLPQLTDPYMMFTEQVPCFSNILNPQSDLIVNNSDINKLPNDATTSTSTYIPPPRPSLIIPSSSPCFGEKKDMIKAILSRFNSVDNHNDSMLSFGEGISDQSFLSDAALPVTMWYP encoded by the exons ATGAGCAAGCTCAGCATGGTGGAAGCCACGCTGCCTCCAGGCTTCAGGTTCCACCCTAGGGACCATGAGTTGATATGCGATTATCTCTCCATCAAGGTGCACTTCTCCGATTCATCCCCTACTCTAGATCTCCTCCATGAAGTTGATCTCAACAAGTGTGAACCCTGGGACCTTCCTG AAACAGCGTGTGTGGGGAGTAAGGAGTGGTACTTTTATAGCCAACGAGACCGTAAATATGCGACGGGACTACGGACAAACAGGGCGACGGTATCAGGATACTGGAAAGCAACCGGAAAAGACAGATGTATCCCTGCAGGGAAGCGTAGGCAGGTTGTTGGTATGAGGAAGACGCTGGTTTTCTACGTGGGAAGGGCTCCCAAAGGAAACAAAACCGATTGGGTGATGCACGAATTTAGGCTCCATGGCCCCCTTGCCCTTCCACTTGATCAACCTtctttcaag GAAGACTGGGTGCTGTGTAGAGTGTTTTGTAAGAATAGGGAAATAGTTGGTGGAAAAGAAATTAGCAACAAAGGAAGAGATAATGAAGCAAGCTGTTGTTCATCTCTACCACAATTAACAGATCCTTATATGATGTTTACCGAGCAAGTGCCCTGCTTCTCCAATATTTTGAATCCCCAATCTGACCTAATCGTTAACAATAGTGACATTAATAAGCTCCCAAACGACGCTACTACTAGTACTAGTACCTACATACCACCACCCAGGCCTAGCCTTATAATCCCTTCATCATCACCCTGCTTTGGTGAGAAGAAAGACATGATCAAAGCCATTTTGAGTCGATTTAACAGCGTCGACAATCACAACGACTCAATGCTAAGCTTTGGTGAAGGGATTTCCGATCAAAGCTTCTTGTCGGATGCAGCTTTGCCTGTTACCATGTGGTACCCTTGA